The proteins below come from a single Candidatus Chlamydia sanziniae genomic window:
- the incD gene encoding inclusion membrane protein IncD: MSLGVLVSNSHSQSASMRRHAAEKLYTIEMQLKEKSHPSWMVARSRLGLETLAVVVALLFIVMAVLLWSGVVGVASVWVVSCFIMVAVVLLTFALVSALLYRFEFSRECAWRSTLLEWQYLAADYRRLVL, translated from the coding sequence ATGAGTTTAGGTGTATTAGTATCCAATTCACATTCACAAAGTGCCTCTATGCGTAGGCATGCAGCAGAAAAACTGTATACTATAGAAATGCAGTTGAAAGAAAAGTCTCACCCATCTTGGATGGTAGCGCGCTCCAGGCTAGGGCTTGAAACCTTAGCTGTAGTTGTTGCTCTTCTTTTTATTGTTATGGCGGTATTATTGTGGTCAGGAGTTGTAGGTGTAGCCTCTGTTTGGGTAGTTTCTTGTTTTATTATGGTAGCTGTTGTTTTATTGACTTTTGCTTTAGTCTCCGCCCTGTTATATCGTTTCGAATTTTCTCGAGAATGTGCTTGGCGTTCTACTCTTTTAGAATGGCAATATTTAGCTGCTGATTATCGTCGTCTAGTTTTATAA
- a CDS encoding SUMF1/EgtB/PvdO family nonheme iron enzyme has translation MENEKESEVELLGDYKILYCLGQTSWSQDFLAEHRFIKKRYGIKLLLPELAISEAFMKAFHDVVIKLARLKHRGVAVIENVSQISKQCFLVMQEHSVAAIPLTQYLASLSQPLTELEIVALVHQLAELLDYVHNAGVFQGAWDLNTVHIQILDNVPEVLLPELGFSSLVQERALQELLIGESEQKQVKLRERILFQVLEQPSEERTQDVYAFGMIVYYLLFGFLPQGVFPMPSIAFPSYVYDWDRLLCSCLSYSLEERARVLSPLIRKKLRGDQFLSVISTCTQGSLREVVEDVCPVVSHPDVMRGEGAYQVIQQEEATEHLEFVLVEACSIDEAMDTSVSAKLECEKEEDYSHALQSLLVREPVVSRYIELEKEKPKPLPLFTEMVLIEGGEFSRGSSEGQRDELPVHKIILNSFFLDIYPVTNEQFIRYLNCCDGEQDRYYNELIRLKDSRIQRRSGKLVIEPGYAKHPVVGVTWYGATGYADWVEKRLPTEAEWEIAACGGAAQLRYPCGKEVEKSQANFFTSDTTAVMSYPCNSYGLYDMAGNVYEWCQDWYGYDFYEISAQEPESPQGPAQGVYRVLRGGCWKSLKDDLRCAHRHRNNPGAVNSTYGFRCARNVG, from the coding sequence ATGGAAAATGAGAAAGAATCGGAAGTAGAGCTATTAGGTGACTATAAGATTCTTTATTGTCTCGGACAGACTTCATGGAGCCAAGATTTTCTTGCTGAACACCGTTTTATAAAAAAACGCTACGGCATCAAGCTTCTTCTTCCAGAATTAGCTATTTCAGAAGCTTTTATGAAAGCTTTTCATGATGTTGTTATTAAATTAGCGCGACTTAAACATCGTGGCGTTGCAGTTATTGAAAATGTTTCTCAGATTTCCAAGCAATGTTTTCTAGTGATGCAAGAGCATAGCGTGGCTGCGATTCCCTTAACGCAGTACCTTGCTAGCCTTTCTCAGCCTCTTACAGAACTAGAAATAGTAGCTTTGGTTCATCAACTTGCTGAACTTTTAGATTATGTTCATAATGCAGGTGTATTTCAAGGGGCTTGGGATCTTAATACGGTGCATATTCAAATTTTGGATAATGTTCCAGAAGTTCTACTTCCTGAATTGGGGTTTTCGTCATTGGTTCAGGAACGTGCCTTGCAGGAACTTTTGATAGGTGAAAGTGAACAGAAACAAGTTAAACTTAGGGAAAGAATTCTTTTTCAAGTTTTGGAACAGCCCTCTGAAGAAAGGACTCAAGATGTTTATGCTTTTGGCATGATTGTCTATTATCTTCTTTTTGGCTTTCTTCCCCAAGGGGTTTTCCCTATGCCTTCTATAGCCTTTCCTAGTTATGTTTATGATTGGGATAGACTTTTATGCTCTTGTTTGAGTTATTCTTTAGAGGAACGGGCTCGTGTGCTTTCTCCCCTAATTAGAAAGAAACTTCGAGGTGACCAGTTTCTTAGTGTCATTTCTACATGTACGCAAGGCTCTTTGCGAGAAGTTGTCGAAGATGTTTGTCCGGTAGTTTCGCATCCTGACGTTATGCGTGGAGAAGGTGCATACCAAGTAATTCAGCAAGAGGAAGCTACGGAGCATTTAGAGTTTGTGCTTGTTGAGGCGTGTTCTATAGACGAGGCTATGGATACTTCTGTAAGTGCTAAACTAGAATGTGAAAAGGAAGAGGACTATTCCCATGCTCTTCAGTCTCTACTTGTTCGTGAGCCTGTAGTGAGTCGTTATATAGAACTAGAAAAAGAAAAACCCAAGCCCTTACCTTTGTTCACAGAGATGGTTCTTATCGAAGGGGGGGAATTTTCTCGCGGAAGTTCTGAAGGTCAACGTGATGAACTTCCTGTTCATAAAATAATTTTAAATAGTTTTTTCTTAGATATCTATCCTGTGACTAACGAACAATTTATTCGGTACCTTAATTGTTGCGATGGTGAACAAGATAGATATTATAATGAATTGATTCGTCTTAAAGATTCGCGTATTCAGCGTCGTTCAGGGAAACTTGTTATAGAGCCTGGGTATGCTAAACATCCTGTTGTTGGTGTCACTTGGTATGGTGCTACAGGCTATGCAGATTGGGTTGAAAAGCGTCTCCCTACAGAAGCAGAGTGGGAGATTGCTGCTTGCGGAGGTGCTGCGCAGCTGCGTTATCCTTGTGGTAAGGAAGTAGAAAAAAGCCAAGCCAACTTTTTCACATCGGATACAACGGCAGTGATGAGTTATCCCTGTAATTCTTATGGGCTTTATGATATGGCGGGAAATGTTTATGAGTGGTGTCAGGATTGGTATGGCTATGATTTCTATGAGATTTCTGCTCAGGAACCAGAATCCCCTCAAGGTCCGGCTCAAGGGGTGTATCGTGTATTGCGTGGTGGATGTTGGAAAAGCTTAAAAGATGATTTACGTTGTGCTCATCGTCATCGCAATAATCCTGGTGCGGTAAATAGTACTTATGGTTTTCGTTGTGCTAGAAACGTCGGGTAA
- the ligA gene encoding NAD-dependent DNA ligase LigA encodes MRGKGSKEYYLMLCQELADHDYSYYVLHDPKISDYVYDMKMRELLQIEVHHPDWKVLWSPSIRLGDRPSGGFAVVDHQPPMLSIANSYSREELEEFFSRVKKTLSYTPTYVVELKIDGIAVAIRYEDRVLVQALSRGNGRQGEDITANIRTIRSLPLKLPRDAPEFVEVRGEVFFLCSTFEKINVKQQQLGRPMFANPRNAAGGTLKQLSPQEVAKRKLEISIYTVITTGMNDSHYENLLHCRTWGFPVCGHPQYCKTTDDVISILQTIEIERYTLPMEIDGAVIKVDSLMNQQRLGMTGKHYRWALAYKYAPEQVETIIEDIIVQVGRTGVLTPVAKLRPVVLSGSLVSRASLYNEEEIHRKDIRIGDTVYVEKGGEVIPKIVGVCKDKRVQNSQLWQMPEFCPGCHGKLVREPDKVGVRCSNPSCSAGVIEKIRFFVGRSALDIQHLGMKIITKLVDLGMLHTFSDIFQLTKEDLLQVPGFRERSVENLLAGIEKAKHVSLDRFLVALGISYVGISAASALASCFHTIEKIISAPYEALLTVEGIGEKVAHSIIDYFASIQHIQEIEKMLALGVKISPYQEVNSMCVGKVFVMTGFLLGMSRSQAEAAIRNSGGKVSSSVSKQTDYLIVGTNPGSKLKRARELRVPILTEEAFVKLLKLG; translated from the coding sequence ATGAGGGGGAAGGGTTCTAAAGAGTACTACCTGATGTTGTGTCAGGAATTAGCAGATCATGATTATTCTTATTATGTACTTCACGATCCTAAGATTTCTGATTATGTCTATGACATGAAAATGCGTGAATTACTTCAGATAGAAGTTCACCATCCTGATTGGAAAGTCTTGTGGTCGCCATCAATCCGTTTGGGTGATCGTCCCTCTGGAGGATTCGCTGTTGTCGATCATCAGCCTCCTATGCTTTCTATTGCGAACAGTTATTCTAGAGAAGAACTCGAGGAGTTTTTTTCTCGTGTTAAGAAAACGTTGAGCTATACTCCGACTTATGTTGTAGAACTTAAAATTGATGGCATTGCAGTTGCTATACGTTATGAAGATCGTGTTCTAGTCCAAGCTTTAAGCCGAGGCAATGGACGTCAGGGAGAAGATATAACGGCGAACATTCGCACTATACGTTCCCTCCCCTTAAAGCTTCCTAGAGATGCTCCAGAATTTGTAGAGGTGCGGGGGGAAGTCTTTTTTTTGTGTTCTACTTTTGAAAAGATCAATGTAAAGCAACAGCAACTAGGGAGGCCTATGTTTGCTAATCCCCGCAATGCTGCTGGAGGCACATTAAAGCAACTTTCTCCTCAAGAAGTGGCGAAACGAAAATTGGAAATTTCTATTTATACTGTGATAACTACGGGGATGAATGATTCTCATTATGAAAACCTTTTACATTGCCGTACATGGGGATTTCCTGTGTGTGGTCACCCTCAGTATTGTAAAACAACAGATGACGTGATTTCCATATTACAAACAATAGAAATAGAGCGGTATACTCTTCCTATGGAGATTGACGGAGCTGTGATAAAAGTCGATAGCTTAATGAACCAGCAAAGGTTGGGGATGACAGGAAAGCATTATCGGTGGGCGTTGGCATATAAATATGCTCCTGAACAAGTAGAAACGATAATTGAAGATATCATTGTGCAGGTAGGAAGAACGGGAGTTCTTACTCCTGTAGCGAAGTTACGACCTGTTGTATTATCGGGATCTTTGGTATCTCGAGCGTCTCTTTATAATGAAGAAGAAATTCATAGGAAGGATATCCGTATTGGTGACACTGTGTATGTGGAAAAAGGGGGAGAGGTTATCCCTAAGATTGTAGGAGTTTGTAAGGATAAGCGTGTACAAAATTCTCAGCTATGGCAGATGCCTGAGTTTTGTCCTGGATGTCATGGCAAGCTAGTTCGTGAACCTGATAAGGTTGGAGTTCGCTGTAGCAACCCTTCCTGTTCCGCTGGGGTTATTGAAAAAATTCGTTTTTTTGTAGGTCGAAGTGCTTTAGATATTCAACATTTAGGAATGAAGATCATAACAAAGCTTGTTGATTTGGGGATGCTACATACTTTCTCAGACATCTTTCAGTTAACAAAAGAAGATTTGCTTCAAGTACCGGGGTTTCGCGAACGCTCGGTGGAAAATCTCTTGGCTGGTATTGAAAAAGCGAAACATGTTTCGTTAGATCGGTTTCTTGTAGCTTTGGGTATTTCTTATGTTGGTATTAGTGCAGCCTCTGCATTAGCCAGTTGCTTTCACACCATAGAAAAGATAATTTCTGCACCTTATGAGGCTTTGCTTACTGTTGAGGGTATTGGGGAGAAAGTTGCACACTCTATTATCGATTACTTTGCTAGTATTCAGCATATTCAAGAGATTGAAAAGATGTTGGCTTTAGGGGTTAAAATTTCTCCTTATCAAGAGGTAAATTCTATGTGTGTAGGAAAGGTCTTTGTTATGACCGGCTTTTTGTTGGGAATGTCTCGGTCTCAGGCAGAAGCTGCTATTCGCAATAGTGGGGGTAAAGTGAGTTCTTCAGTATCCAAACAGACAGATTATCTTATTGTAGGGACAAACCCTGGGTCCAAGTTGAAAAGAGCTAGGGAATTGCGAGTTCCCATTCTTACTGAGGAAGCTTTTGTTAAGCTTCTTAAGCTTGGGTAA